One window of Salminus brasiliensis chromosome 16, fSalBra1.hap2, whole genome shotgun sequence genomic DNA carries:
- the mn1a gene encoding transcriptional activator MN1, producing the protein MNANYNPSGFHMKAPSISVEPALGPLSEPPMQSLNFMPGREQYGFQPHSHGDMLTTGLQQQHQLHMPPQPPFNSQQLNPEQPSHPYQDGVTSCLHGDRHIGFSNSTGHQHMFETEFGQLTEAQTRECLSQQQLQQQQQQQRLASMPEYHLHGHPNSNHAVPAPCLPLDQSPNRAASFHGLPSSSPESNRLEHYRLFPQGRVGGSQYSFPCDPVSGHFDMAGFSTPDSSEPKFSYCETGGQMAGGNFPIFNHGGSRAMIGSSKVDQQLPQQNMYSERFGNRGKLEPGVSARHHLLSQQRGTMARQNPGSPVLPRLYHPPEFVPNSPDMQNGGTAIHAQHGQMDHPIHRLNNHNMHPFAEPVFNVPQPGPQAPHQQHLNSFPYLNMAKRPRFDLPNGSAGESCSPLRGGLHNRPGLENHLSPSAFPGPLGDFTAHVMDGFPSGPLPLSCGPHQQQPLPRRQNAAMMIKQMASRNQQQRMRQADLQPLSHHGNITPNGMVHRGPLGSVSQLNFDKQHHFHGNFEAQSPHLPHESSWFPDSHQQCRDTSLRAMEQTQNGHNVMFRPGVTTGDMQSLNSPRTHSQFENGINNPLQGPPSDDRTMQPTAPLDRRQSEFGGAAVRQQHSFPPGGPNQQGTPQSNPPGFSSPPGNYQSHPEYLSSQHLSVNKLGALSLGNLNKASAKDSMFGQSCLAALSTACQNMIASLGAPNLNVTFNKKSQNEAKRKPGQVEQDVNSNGGGGACGPGAEYFQSNASQNSQTPCSGNNNNAAAGQSAPGQIGKRETSTPNNNVDSGNEAKTATGNGRMRGKRRRDSGHISPGNFSPSCNSNPMVSPGQQASSLSIGLEGRGRTPESSLVSPSFGKPDLATSMDSGIQSVGKSDGVSPCMDYLDDASPNYSNEDTRTNRSGMKCNSDTRTGYPDTPCMEQVRTPLGSSGQDEVHPLEILQAQIQLQRQQFSISEDQPLGGKAGKKPDCQTGLNGDCALAGCSPESGKGSVNTIDLDSLMTEQHATWYGPSSKALMEDPRNGKCMGFWDRARGQSDNKEGHG; encoded by the exons ATGAACGCTAACTATAACCCTTCTGGATTTCACATGAAAGCACCATCGATATCTGTAGAGCCAGCCTTGGGCCCCTTAAGTGAACCCCCCATGCAGAGTCTTAACTTCATGCCGGGCAGAGAGCAGTATGGATTCCAGCCTCACAGCCACGGGGATATGCTCACTACAGGACTGCAGCAGCAACATCAGCTTCATATGCCGCCGCAGCCGCCTTTCAACAGCCAGCAGCTTAATCCTGAGCAGCCTTCACACCCCTACCAGGACGGGGTCACCTCATGCTTGCATGGGGACCGACACATTGGCTTTAGCAACAGCACAGGCCACCAGCACATGTTCGAGACAGAATTCGGGCAGCTCACGGAAGCTCAGACACGAGAATGCCTCTCGCAGCAGCAgctacaacaacagcagcagcagcagcggctggcCAGCATGCCCGAGTACCATCTCCACGGCCATCCTAACAGCAACCATGCCGTGCCGGCTCCTTGTCTGCCTCTGGATCAGTCGCCCAACCGGGCCGCATCCTTCCACGGCCTCCCGTCCTCCTCTCCAGAAAGCAACAGACTGGAACACTATAGGCTTTTCCCAcagggaagggtgggtgggtcGCAGTACAGTTTCCCATGTGACCCTGTGTCTGGCCATTTTGATATGGCAGGGTTCTCCACCCCTGACTCCAGCGAACCCAAATTCTCCTATTGTGAGACAGGGGGCCAGATGGCTGGCGGTAATTTCCCCATTTTCAATCACGGTGGCTCCCGAGCGATGATTGGCAGCTCTAAAGTCGATCAACAACTACCTCAGCAAAACATGTATTCAGAAAGATTTGGGAACCGAGGGAAACTAGAACCTGGAGTCTCTGCTAGACACCATCTCCTGTCCCAGCAGAGAGGAACCATGGCTAGACAGAACCCTGGCTCTCCTGTCCTTCCTCGCTTGTACCACCCCCCAGAGTTTGTTCCGAATAGTCCAGACATGCAAAACGGCGGGACTGCGATCCACGCTCAACATGGTCAGATGGATCATCCTATCCACAGACTGAATAACCACAACATGCATCCGTTTGCAGAGCCAGTGTTTAACGTTCCCCAGCCTGGACCTCAAGCGCCCCACCAGCAGCACCTCAACTCTTTCCCCTATTTAAATATGGCCAAGAGGCCACGGTTTGATCTCCCAAATGGCTCTGCTGGGGAGAGCTGCAGCCCCCTGAGAGGAGGCTTACATAATCGCCCGGGCCTTGAGAACCACCTCTCCCCCTCTGCCTTCCCCGGTCCCCTGGGGGACTTCACAGCTCACGTGATGGATGGTTTTCCGTCAGGCCCCCTGCCGTTGAGCTGTGGCCCGCACCAACAGCAGCCGCTGCCTCGCCGGCAAAACGCAGCCATGATGATCAAACAAATGGCATCTAGGAATCAGCAGCAGAGAATGAGGCAAGCTGACCTGCAGCCGCTAAGTCACCATGGGAACATTACCCCCAATGGCATGGTTCACAGAGGGCCGCTGGGTAGTGTGTCGCAGTTGAACTTTGAcaagcagcatcattttcacgGCAACTTCGAGGCTCAGAGCCCTCACCTACCTCATGAAAGCTCCTGGTTTCCTGACTCGCATCAGCAGTGTAGAGACACCAGCCTTCGTGCAATGGAGCAGACACAAAATGGACACAATGTTATGTTTAGACCAGGGGTCACCACTGGGGACATGCAGTCTTTAAACTCCCCCAGGACACACAGTCAGTTTGAAAATGGCATTAACAATCCTCTGCAAGGACCACCGTCCGATGATAGAACGATGCAGCCAACTGCACCTCTGGACAGGAGGCAAAGCGAATTTGGAGGAGCTGCTGTGAGGCAACAGCACAGCTTCCCTCCTGGGGGGCCAAATCAGCAAGGAACCCCCCAAAGCAATCCTCCTGGCTTCAGCTCCCCACCAGGAAACTATCAGTCCCATCCTGAGTATCTCTCCAGCCAACACCTGTCAGTCAATAAGCTTGGGGCCCTCTCTTTGGGGAATTTAAACAAAGCCAGCGCAAAAGATAGCATGTTTGGCCAAAGCTGTCTGGCAGCACTCTCCACTGCCTGCCAGAATATGATTGCCAGTCTAGGGGCCCCAAACCTCAATGTGACTTTTAATAAGAAGAGCCAAAATGAGGCCAAACGCAAACCAGGTCAGGTGGAGCAGGACGTAAATAGCAACGGAGGTGGCGGGGCTTGTGGCCCAGGGGCAGAGTATTTCCAGAGCAATGCTTCTCAGAATAGTCAAACGCCTTGCTCTGGGAATAACAACAATGCAGCAGCAGGTCAAAGTGCTCCAGGCCAGATAGGGAAAAGGGAAACTAGCACCCCGAACAACAACGTGGATTCCGGGAATGAGGCGAAAACAGCAACAGGCAACGGCagaatgagggggaaaagaAGACGGGACAGTGGGCACATAAGTCCAGGGAACTTCTCACCCTCATGCAATAGCAACCCTATGGTCAGCCCTGGCCAGCAAGCATCTTCTTTGAGCATAGGCCTAGAAGGTCGAGGCAGGACACCTGAAAGCTCCCTCGTCTCCCCTTCTTTTGGAAAACCTGATCTTGCGACCTCCATGGATAGCGGTATTCAAAGTGTGGGAAAATCTGATGGTGTTTCACCCTGCATGGATTACCTAGACGATGCCAGCCCTAACTATAGCAATGAGGACACCAGAACCAACAGAAGCGGCATGAAGTGTAATTCAGACACCAGGACTGGCTATCCCGACACGCCTTGCATGGAGCAGGTAAGGACGCCGCTGGGTAGCTCGGGTCAAGACGAGGTGCATCCTCTAGAGATTCTTCAGGCTCAAATCCAGCTGCAGAGGCAGCAGTTCAGCATCTCTGAGGACCAGCCTCTCGGAGGAAAGGCTGGCAAAAAGCCCGACTGCCAAACTGGACTCAACGGAGATTGTGCTCTGGCAGGCTGCAGCCCAGAGTCAGGCAAGGGCTCTGTGAATACCATTGACCTTGACTCTCTCATGACAGAGCAACATGCCACCTGGTATGGCCCTAGCAGCAAGGCTCTGATGGAAGACCCCAGGAATGGCAAGTGCATGGGATTCTGGGACAGAGCAAGAGGCCAGAGTGACAACAAAGAAG GGCATGGTTAG
- the pitpnb gene encoding phosphatidylinositol transfer protein beta isoform, whose amino-acid sequence MVIIKEYRVVLPCSVEEYQVGQLFSVAEASKNETGGGEGIEVLTNEPYEKEGEKGQYTHKIYHLKSKVPGFVKMIAPEGALVFHEKAWNAYPYCRTIVTNEYMKDDFMIKIETWHKPDMGSMENVHDLDPETWKTVEVVPIDVADRSQVEPGDYKPEEDPALFHSEKTGRGPLGPEWKSELAANENAPRMCAYKLVTVKFKWWGLQSKIEHFIHKQEKRIFTNFHRQLFCWIDNWVELTMEDIRRMEAETQKELEEMRCKGTVRGTTAAEE is encoded by the exons ATGGTGATCATCAAGGAGTA CCGTGTGGTCTTGCCATGCTCGGTAGAAGAG TACCAAGTTGGGCAGCTTTTCTCTGTGGCTGAGGCCAGCAAGAATGAAACGGGTGGCGGAGAAGGGATCGAAGTGCTGACTAATGAACCGTATGAAAAAGAGGGGGAGAAAggacaatacacacacaaaatctaTCACTTAAAAAG TAAAGTGCCCGGCTTTGTGAAGATGATTGCACCGGAGGGGGCTCTAGTATTCCACGAAAAAGCCTGGAATGCCTATCCATACTGTCGTACAA TTGTGACG AATGAATACATGAAAGACGACTTCATGATCAAAATTGAAACGTGGCACAAACCGGACATGGGCTCTATGGAAAAT gTGCATGACTTGGACCCAGAGACATGGAAGACTGTCGAGGTGGTACCTATTGATGTAGCAGACAGATCACAAGTGGAGCCAGGA GACTATAAGCCAGAAGAAGACCCTGCCCTCTTTCACTCTGAGAAAACAGGCAGAGGTCCTCTAGGCCCAGAATGGAAG TCAGAGCTTGCTGCAAATGAAAATGCTCCCCGAATGTGCGCATACAAACTCGTTACGGTGAAGTTCAAATGGTGGGGCCTTCAAAGCAAAATAGAGCATTTCATCCACAAA CAAGAGAAGAGAATCTTTACCAACTTTCATCGCCAGCTCTTTTGCTGGATTGACAACTGGGTTGAGCTCACCATGGAGGACATCCGGCGGATGGAGGCTGAGACACAGAAGGAGCTAGAAGAG ATGCGTTGCAAAGGCACAGTAAGAGGcacaacagcagcagaagagTAG
- the LOC140536892 gene encoding uncharacterized protein codes for MVRSCCVQGCNNKSHDGKGRRVNHGARFFKFPTWKKTHGPQVEEITKRRRMAWVSAVRRKNITFNKISPFMYVCSRHFHKGQPAYEMMETDPDWAPSLHLGHTDIKPTDTERSARLSKRQKQQKSTLQPAETRSHQGGVSDHLEEPKHEARESGQLDIMVIKHEAEEDTKDWKYEAEESYQGDIKEWKCYTGGSDHLDIKVIKHEDEERDQVDTSHELATECNMCMLRCAEVKRLLEENRALRCELNEYKLSDGFFRDDDDDKVQYYTGLPNLGTFMVLFNFLVPLMSDKKVLTPFQLLLLTLMRLRLDLPIQHLAHLFRVSPKTVSRSFSKMVSFLSANLRPSIFWADRDTFHKMMPDQFVEAFGHRVAVIIDRFEISTEKPPNLKAHAQMSSYKHGHTMKYLMGIAPNGSICFLSKGWGGCTSDKHIIENSGFLDNLFPGDVVLAAQGFDLQEGEGMFCAEFKHPELTKGCGQLAVRDVEETRRIEHLRITVKRLIRNVCQKYKILTGTIPIHMTLPCEGEEATFLDKIVTVCCALINQCPTMV; via the exons ATGGTGCGGTCGTGTTGTGTACAAGGCTGCAACAATAAGTCACACGATGGAAAGGGTAGAAGGGTTAACCACGGGGCCAGGTTTTTTAAGTTTCCCACCTGGAAAAAAACCCACGGGCCCCAAGTAGAAGAGATCACGAAGAGGCGTCGGATGGCCTGGGTTTCAGCCGTGAGACGCAAAAACATCACTTTCAACAAGATCTCTCCGTTCATGTATGTTTGCTCTCGACATTTTCACAAAG GCCAACCCGCATATGAGATGATGGAGACTGACCCAGACTGGGCACCATCTCTACATCTGGGACACACGGACATTAAACCAACAGACACTGAACGCTCTGCAAGACTAAGTAAACGCCAGAAACAACAGAAAAGCACACTACAACCAGCTGAGACGAGATCCCACCAGGGTGGAGTCAGTGATCACCTTGAGGAGCCGAAACATGAGGCTAGAGAAAGTGGCCAGCTGGACATTATGGTGATTAAACATGAAGCTGAGGAAGACACTAAGGACTGGAAATATGAAGCTGAAGAAAGTTACCAGGGAGACATTAAGGAGTGGAAATGTTATACTGGAGGAAGTGACCACCTAGACATCAAAGTTATTAAACATGAGGATGAAGAAAGGGACCAGGTAGACACTAGTCATGAGTTGGCAACTGAATGTAATATGTGCATGCTCAGGTGTGCAGAAGTAAAACGCCTGTTGGAAGAAAACCGAGCACTGCGATGTGAACTCAATGAGTACAAGTTGTCCGATGGTTTCTTTAGAGACGACGATGATGATAAAGTACAGTACTATACAGGTTTGCCAAACCTGGGAACCTTTATGGTCTTGTTTAATTTTTTGGTGCCTCTCATGTCAGACAAGAAAGTGCTTACTCCATTCCAATTGCTCCTGTTAACTTTAATGCGCCTTAGATTGGACCTGCCCATACAACACCTTGCCCATCTCTTTCGCGTCTCCCCAAAGACAGTGTCTAGATCGTTCAGTAAAATGGTGTCATTTCTAAGTGCAAACCTGAGGCCTTCAATCTTCTGGGCAGATAGAGACACCTTCCACAAAATGATGCCTGACcagtttgtggaggcttttggACACAGAGTAGCAGTAATTATTGACCGTTTTGAAATCTCCACAGAGAAACCACCCAACCTGAAGGCGCATGCCCAAATGTCCAGCTACAAGCATGGTCACACTATGAAGTATTTGATGGGTATCGCACCCAACGGATCCATTTGTTTCCTGTCAAAAGGGTGGGGTGGCTGTACAAGTGACAAACATATAATAGAGAACAGTGGTTTTCTGGACAACTTATTTCCTGGCGACGTTGTCTTGGCTGCTCAAGGTTTTGACCTTCAGGAAGGTGAAGGAATGTTTTGTGCAGAGTTCAAACACCCAGAGCTTACGAAAGGCTGTGGTCAGCTAGCTGTACGAGATGTCGAGGAGACCAGAAGAATAGAACATCTTAGAATCACAGTTAAAAGGCTAATCAGAAATGTTTGTCAGAAGTATAAAATCTTAACAGGAACTATACCCATTCACATGACACTTCCATGTGAAGGCGAGGAAGCCACATTTTTGGATAAGATTGTCACTGTCTGCTGTGCGCTGATAAACCAATGTCCAACCATGGTTTAG